The Bdellovibrionales bacterium sequence AGCCCATAACAAAGGCTCCGTTTTCTGCTAGCGACACATCGGTTGAAAGGGCCAAAAGGCTGACGCCCGATGGCTTGATCACGCTTTTGACGGCGGCGACATCGCCTGCGAACAAAGGCCCGATGATCAGTTGCGCGCCGCTGGCAAGCGCCTCCCCCGCGGCCTGCACAGCGCCAGCTGGCGTTCCCTTAGTATCGCGGGGCATCAGCTCAAAGTCCTTGGATCCCATTTCAAAAACAGTCAGCTGGGCGGCATTCACCATGGCTTGCCCCAAAGGGGCGCTTTTGCCGGACAGGGGAACAAGAAGGGCGACCTTTTGCGCAAGGACGCTTTGCCCCACGGGCATGGCGTTAGGGGGGGCAGGGGTATAATAAGGGTTGTTTTTATAAGCGGCGACGTCTTTTGCGGATTGTGCGGATAAGGCTGCCGTTTCCGGCGTTGAGATGTTCCTGTGATCCTGTATGATACCAAGGCTTGAACAGCCCCCCGCCATCAGGATCAAAAGAAGAGCCCATGACAAAGAAAGACATTTTTTTGACAAAAGAGAACGAAAAAAAGAAGAAGGCATGGCCGGATTTCTCTCTTTGGGGACAACGATTGATCCAAGGTAGCCAAGATAACGAGTCAAGTAAACAAGCAACCCTGCCCCCTGCCCTTTATGTGGTGGCGACGCCGATTGGCCATTTAGGTGACATTTCTTTACGAGCGCTTTGGACACTTTCACAGGTTGATGCGGTTTTATGCGAAGACACGCGCGTGACGGGCGGCCTGTTGCATCATTACGGAATCAAAAAGCCATTGATTTCCTGCCATGATCATAATGAGGCCTCGCGCAGCCTTGAGGTGATGGCAAGGCTTGCCGCAGGCGAACGGCTTGCGCTTGTCAGTGATGCGGGGACGCCACTTATTTCCGATCCGGGCTTTCGTCTGGTGCGTGCCTGTCGGCTGGCGGGGCATGAGGTGATCGCTCTGCCGGGCGCGAGTGCGGTTCTAACGGCGCTGGCCAGCAGCGGCTTGGCGACGGATCGTTTTTTGTTTGTCGGCTTTTTGCCCGTGAAAACCAAGGCGCGGCAGCAGGCCTTGCAAGAGGCCTCGCGAACAAAAGCCACTTTAGTGTTTTATGAATCCGCGCAAAGGCTCGCCGCGACGCTGGCGGACATGGCGGCCGTTTTGTCCGGCACGCGCATGGCCACGATGGCACGAGAGCTAACCAAACTGCATGAGGAAGTCGTAACCGCGCCATTGGCAGAGCTTGCCGCGCGGTATGGCGAGGCCGACGCGCCGCCCAAGGGGGAAGTTGTCATCCTTGTGGAGGCTGGCGAAGAGCAAACGCTTTCTGACGAGGACATCGATCAGGCTTTGCGCGAGGCGCTGAAAACACTCAGCGTGCGCGATGCGGCGGCCACGGTTGCGGCGGCGCTGGGGCTTAAAAAGACCGCAACCTATCAAAAAGCGCTGAATTTGGTCGAAAACGACGCCTAAAACGACCTGTTTTGACCCTCTTTTTTGGCCTTTTCTTGCTATTTGACAGGGGGGGCTTGGATTCGCTATAAGCCCTCATTCCCGAAAACGTGGACAGTCTCGGTTTTCCTTATGAAAACGCGTCGGCCTGTCCCGTCTTGATCAAAAGGACCAAGACCTATCGGGACAATGAAGAGCCAGTGCCTTTTTTTACGATGCACTTTTGGCGCGATAAAGAAGAAAGACCCAACAATGACGAAACGTCTTGAATCCAAGCATAAAATCGACCGCCGCCTTGGCGTCAACCTTTGGGGCCGCGCTAAAAGCCCGCTTAACAAACGCGATTATCGCCCCGGCCAGCATGGTCAGCGCCGCACGAAGCCTACGGATTTCGGCATTCAGTTGCACGCTAAGCAACGCCTTCGCGGCTATTATGGCAATGTCGGCGAACGTCAATTCCTGCGTTATTACAAAGACGCGCTGCGCCGCAAGGGCGATAACGGAGAAAACTTGATCCAGTTGCTAGAGCGCCGCTTGGACGCCGTTGTTTATCGCATGAAGTTTACGGCCACCGTTTTTGCTGCGCGTCAGCTGGTGAACCATGGCCATGTTCTTGTGAACGGGAAGAAGGTCAACATCGCATCCTATCAAATCCAAGAAGGCGATGTTGTTGAGCTTCGTGCCAAGGCCAAGCAAATGGCCCCTGTTCTGATGGCCGTGGCGCTGACAGAGCGTGATGTTCCTGACTATATCCAAGTCGATCACAAGGAAATGAAGGGTACGTTCGTTCGCATTCCGAAAATGGACGAAGTCCCCTATCCGGTGCAGATGGAGCCCAATCTGGTGGTTGAATACTACTCAAGGTAATTTGCGCCTTTGTTTTGAGAAAAAGGGGTGGAAAGGCAGCTTTCCGCCCCTTTTCATTTTTCGCCCTACCCAATAAGGAAAGTCCATGAAAGCAAAAGGCAATGAATCACCAGCCTTTTGATTTTGTATAATTTTTTATTGCTTTCATGGAGAAAAAGCCTTAATCTCTTGTTAAGGAAGAGTTGGGGGATTCTCCTGCTTTTTATTTTTTGAGGAGGCTTTCATGATTATGCGCCTTTTTAAGACCAACAAGACCGCACCCGATCAGGCTTTTACGGCTTTTTTGGGGGAGGGCGATATTGTTCGCGCCGTTGTTATTCAGCGCAATGCCACGCGCCCCGTCCATCAGCACCTCCCGTATCATTTTGATGCGTTGACGAACGATAAATAGCCTCTTTTCTTTTATTGAAAGAAAAAACGCTGTTTTTTGTCGAGCCCGCCACGCGCCCCCTTGGGGCGCGTTTTTGTTTTCGGCAATAAAATGAAGGGGTTCAGCAAAAGAGGGCGAATTAGATTCAATTTTATCAATGTTTTATCATTCATCACCCTTTAAATTTTTCATGGTAATAATAAGGACGATAAGAACAAAAACTTTTTAAAGGGGGCCGTCCCTATGACAAAAGAAAAGAAACAACCGTACGCGCTTTCTATTCGGCAGCTTTTTAAAATTGTCGAACCGCAAGTTGTTGGCGGTGGGCGCGTGCTGGCCATTTGGCTTGAAGAATTTTTGGGCGATATCCGTCATTATGTTTCTTTGACGGGCAAGTCTCTTATGAAAGTGGCTGCGACGCTTCAGGGCAACATTTCTTTGGGCGATTTTATTGCGGCGGCGGAACAAACGCAAACCCCTGTGCAGGGGCGAGCGCCCCCCAGAGGTCTGTCAAAGATTTTGTCGCAGCTGTTGCCCCACCTAAATAAGGGTTAGGCGTTGCCCTGCGGCGGGGCCTGCATCGCTTGCTGCTGCTGGTCATACAGGGCGGCAAAGTCGATGGGGTTGATCAAGACGGGCGGAAAGCCCCCATCGCGCACGGCGTCGGCGACGACAGCGCGGGCGAAGGGGAAGAGGAGGCGCGGCGCTTCAATCAGTAAAAATTGTTTAAGCGTCTCCTCTGGCAGGGCGGGCATGCCAAAAACGCCGCCATAGGCTAGCTCGGCAATAAAGGCCGTTTTGTCGGCCAGCTTGGCTTCCAGTTTAAGCATCAAAAGAACTTCGTGGGTATGGGGATCCAATTTCCGCGTTTGGACATTAATACCCAGATCCACGGTGGGTTGTGCTTGGACATTGGAAAAGATTTGTGGCGCGTTAGGGCTTTCGAAAGAGAAATCGCGAACGTATTGCGCATGAATGGCCACTTGGACGGGCGCGGTGGTTGTCGCTTGTTCTGTCATCGTAAGGAATCCTTCTAAAAAAATGATGCGTTTGCTTAGCACGCTCTTACGGTAATCACAATTCCCTTTGCTCCCCCACCTTGCACCCGTTGCGCAAAGGCGGATGACGCGGTAAAGTGCTTCTTATGGAATCTTTAGACATCCTTATTTATGCGGCTATCACCGCCTTTTTGGCTTATCGGCTTTGGTCTGTCCTAGGACAGAAGGACGAGGGCGATGGGAGCGGCGCGTCCCGCCCCAATCCTTTTGCCAGAGCGGACAAACCGCCGTCAGAAGAAAGCCCTGTCGTGCTGGAAGGTCAAGCCCGTCCCATGCCACCATCGGCCTTGACGCCTGCGGGCCATGCGCCGGCCTCGCTGGCGGGGGCGCTTGATCAGGTGAAGGCGATTGACCCCGCCTTTGATGAAAAAAAGTTTTTGGAAGGCGCGCGTGTCGCCTTTTCGCGCATTGTGGCCGCTTTTGCAGCGGGCGATATGACGCCTGTGCAACGGTTTTTGGGGCGTTCCGTGCTCGACCCGTTTGAGGAAGCGATTCGTCAAAGGAAGGCCGAAGGGCAATCCCTTGAAAATCGGATCGAGCGTTTTGCCGCCGTCGATATTGTGGGGGCGCAAACGCAAGGCTCTTTGTCAACGATGACGGTTGAGTTCGTGACGCATCAGGTCAATGTCCTTCGCGATGCGGGCGGTCAAGTGATGGGCGGGATTGTGGGCAAGGCCGAGGAAGTGCGCGATATCTGGGTCTTTCGCCGCGACATGAAATCGGCCGATCCCAATTGGCAGCTGATCGAGACTCGGTCATGAAGAGGCTTTTAGGTCTGGCTCTTCTTTTTCTGGCGGGCTGTGCCGTTGTTCCCGAAAAGCCTACACTTGTTCCTGTTTCCTATGATGCGCTTCAGGGATGGGATCGGGACGCGCAGGACGAAGCGCTGGACGCTTTTCAAAAATCCTGCGCTGTATTGAAAATAAAAGAGACGTGGCGTGACGTGTGCGCGGCGGCGCGGGCGGTTCCTCAAGATGCGGCAGCCGCGCGGCGTTTCTTTGAGGACAATTTTACGCCCTATCGTTTTGATGGCGCGGGGCAGGGGCTTTTTACAGGCTATTACGAAGCGCAGCTTAAGGGGGCGTGGACGCAAAAAGGCGCGTATCAAACGCCGCTTTGGTCGCGCCCCGACGATATGCTGACAGCAGACCTAGGCGCGTTTAAGAATTCGCTTAAGGGGCAAAAGATAACGGGCAAAGCGCAAGGAAAAGCCTTTGTTCCCTATGATGCGCGTGAAGATGTTGCGGCGGGAAGCCTTGCTCATCGCGCCAAACCGCTCCTTTGGGTGGACGATCCTGTGGATGCGTTCTTTTTGGAAATACAGGGATCAGGCCAAGTCCTGATGGAAGATGGCAGCGTGGTGCGCGTGGGCTATGACGCGCAAAACGGGCATGGCTATACGCCGATTGGGCGCGTGTTGGCCGCGCAGGGTGAGATTGAAAAGCCCGTCACGATGCAAAAAATTCGAGCTTGGCTAGCCGCGCATCCCGACAAAGCGCAACAAACAATGAACGCCAATTCGTCCGTTGTTTTTTTCCGCAAGGTTGACCGCGGCGGCGCGGTGGGGGCGCAGGGCGTTGTTTTGACGCCTTTGCGTAGTCTGGCTGTCGATCCTTTTTTCGTGACACTTGGCACGCCCGTGTGGCTTGAAACGCCAGCGCGCCACCGCCTTGTGGTGGCACAGGATACCGGCGGCGCGATTAAGGGCGCTGTGCGTGGCGATCTTTTTTGGGGCGCAGGCGAGGCGGCGGCAGAGGGCGCGGGCTCGATGCAAGAAAGCGGGACGTATTTTCTTTTGCTGCCCAAGGGAGCAGAGGCTCCATGAGCAGCGCGGAGGATCAGGATATTTGGGGTCTGTATGCCAAGGGCGTAAAACGCATGGGGGATAAGGAGCCGGAGGCTCCTCTCCAAACGAAAAGCGCTGTGCCGCTGCCTCAAGCTGCCGCCCCTCTTGAATCGCCGGAAAAAGAACCCGCCCTCCAAAGGGAAGCCGCCGCGCCGCCTCCGTCTTTGCCTAAGGTGTGGAACAAAGAGCCTCTTGATTTGCGCATTGAGCGCAACATGAGCCTTGGCGATGTTTTTATTGAAGCCAAACTGGACCTTCATGGCCAAACGGAAGCCGGCGCCTATGAATCGTTCAAGGCCTTCGTTGAAACGCAAAGCGAGCGCGGCAAGCGCATGCTCCTTGTGATCACGGGCAAGGGGGCGCTGGGAACCTCGGTGCTTCGCTCAAACCTGCCGCGCTGGTGCGCCGTGCCCCCGTTTGACGCGCAGGTGCTGGCCGTGCGCACCGCCGCGCAGCACCATGGAGGCGATGGCGCTTATTATGTGCTGTTGAGGAAGAGGGCGTGATGGAACAGACCATTGCCGCCGCTGCTTTGGCTGTTTTTATATCGTTTTTCACCAATGCTATTTATATTCGGGATACTCTGCGGGGAAAAACAAAACCGCACCTGTTTAGTTGGCTTGTTTGGGCGCTGGTCATGGGAATTGGCGCGGCGATAGCCTTTAGCGAAGGCGCTTATATGGGGGCGCTGGCCATTGGCAACGGAAGCTTGTGGTGTTTTGTGATTAGCCTTTTAGCCCTACGGCATGGGGAGAAGAGGATCACGCTTTCCGATTGGGTTATGTTTTTATCGGCGCTATCGATCATTCCCTTTTGGTTTTTCACCAAGGAGCCGTTGCTGGCGGCTTTCTTGGCGGCAAGCATTGATTTTTTCGGCTTTATGCCAACCTTCCGAAAAGCGTGGCACAAACCGCTGGAGGAAAATCTTAAAGCGTTTAGCCTTTATGTCAGTATTTCCATTTTCAGGGTATTGTCCATTGATCCTTATTCTTGGACAACGGGCCTTTATCCTACGGCGGTTCTTGTTATGGAAACATCGATGGTCATAATGCTATTCTTCCGTCGTCGCGCCCTTTCCCCCGCACGCGCCATCGGGTAAGATAAACCATGCAAAAAGGAGTCTCCCATGACCTATGACCCCAACAATCTCTTTGCCAAGATTCTCCGCGGCGAGATTCCGTGCAAGAAAATCTATGAGGATGATTTTGCGCTGGCCTTTTATGACATTCATCCCGCCGCGCCCGTTCATGCGCTGGTGATCCCCAAGGGCCCTTATGAAAACCATGCGGCTTTTACGGCGGATGCAAGCGAGGCGGAGATCGCGGGCTTTTCCCGTGCCGTTGGCAAAGTGGCCGCGCTGACGGGCGTTGTGGAGGGCGGCTATCGCCTGATTGCCAACAGTGGCGCGAACGGGGGGCAGGAAGTCCCCCACTATCACGTCCATATCCTTGGCGGCGGTAGGCTCGGCCCGATGATGGCGAAGGCATTATAAAAAACGGGATTCCCGCTTTCGCGGGAATGACGGTTTTTTGTTTCTTTATACACTGTGTTGTCATCCCCGCGAAAGCGGGGATCCCGTTTTGTTTTCTTTTTTGCCTCGGTTAAGTAGAAGGGCTAATCTGAACTAAATTTTAACGATTAGGAACACAAACTCGTCCTCGGTTTCCGGCGAAACCTGACGTTCGTGCATGCTTGCGCGGACATTAGATGCGTGTGTTGAATACAGGGCGGGGTTGAGCTTGACGTTTCTGTCCCGAAAGGATGCTTTGTTTGTGGGGGCTTTGTGGAGAAA is a genomic window containing:
- a CDS encoding Tim44/TimA family putative adaptor protein codes for the protein MESLDILIYAAITAFLAYRLWSVLGQKDEGDGSGASRPNPFARADKPPSEESPVVLEGQARPMPPSALTPAGHAPASLAGALDQVKAIDPAFDEKKFLEGARVAFSRIVAAFAAGDMTPVQRFLGRSVLDPFEEAIRQRKAEGQSLENRIERFAAVDIVGAQTQGSLSTMTVEFVTHQVNVLRDAGGQVMGGIVGKAEEVRDIWVFRRDMKSADPNWQLIETRS
- a CDS encoding murein transglycosylase A; translation: MKRLLGLALLFLAGCAVVPEKPTLVPVSYDALQGWDRDAQDEALDAFQKSCAVLKIKETWRDVCAAARAVPQDAAAARRFFEDNFTPYRFDGAGQGLFTGYYEAQLKGAWTQKGAYQTPLWSRPDDMLTADLGAFKNSLKGQKITGKAQGKAFVPYDAREDVAAGSLAHRAKPLLWVDDPVDAFFLEIQGSGQVLMEDGSVVRVGYDAQNGHGYTPIGRVLAAQGEIEKPVTMQKIRAWLAAHPDKAQQTMNANSSVVFFRKVDRGGAVGAQGVVLTPLRSLAVDPFFVTLGTPVWLETPARHRLVVAQDTGGAIKGAVRGDLFWGAGEAAAEGAGSMQESGTYFLLLPKGAEAP
- a CDS encoding histidine triad nucleotide-binding protein, whose translation is MTYDPNNLFAKILRGEIPCKKIYEDDFALAFYDIHPAAPVHALVIPKGPYENHAAFTADASEAEIAGFSRAVGKVAALTGVVEGGYRLIANSGANGGQEVPHYHVHILGGGRLGPMMAKAL
- a CDS encoding Smr/MutS family protein, whose protein sequence is MSSAEDQDIWGLYAKGVKRMGDKEPEAPLQTKSAVPLPQAAAPLESPEKEPALQREAAAPPPSLPKVWNKEPLDLRIERNMSLGDVFIEAKLDLHGQTEAGAYESFKAFVETQSERGKRMLLVITGKGALGTSVLRSNLPRWCAVPPFDAQVLAVRTAAQHHGGDGAYYVLLRKRA
- the rsmI gene encoding 16S rRNA (cytidine(1402)-2'-O)-methyltransferase, which encodes MTKKDIFLTKENEKKKKAWPDFSLWGQRLIQGSQDNESSKQATLPPALYVVATPIGHLGDISLRALWTLSQVDAVLCEDTRVTGGLLHHYGIKKPLISCHDHNEASRSLEVMARLAAGERLALVSDAGTPLISDPGFRLVRACRLAGHEVIALPGASAVLTALASSGLATDRFLFVGFLPVKTKARQQALQEASRTKATLVFYESAQRLAATLADMAAVLSGTRMATMARELTKLHEEVVTAPLAELAARYGEADAPPKGEVVILVEAGEEQTLSDEDIDQALREALKTLSVRDAAATVAAALGLKKTATYQKALNLVENDA
- the rpsD gene encoding 30S ribosomal protein S4, yielding MTKRLESKHKIDRRLGVNLWGRAKSPLNKRDYRPGQHGQRRTKPTDFGIQLHAKQRLRGYYGNVGERQFLRYYKDALRRKGDNGENLIQLLERRLDAVVYRMKFTATVFAARQLVNHGHVLVNGKKVNIASYQIQEGDVVELRAKAKQMAPVLMAVALTERDVPDYIQVDHKEMKGTFVRIPKMDEVPYPVQMEPNLVVEYYSR
- the secB gene encoding protein-export chaperone SecB, with protein sequence MTEQATTTAPVQVAIHAQYVRDFSFESPNAPQIFSNVQAQPTVDLGINVQTRKLDPHTHEVLLMLKLEAKLADKTAFIAELAYGGVFGMPALPEETLKQFLLIEAPRLLFPFARAVVADAVRDGGFPPVLINPIDFAALYDQQQQAMQAPPQGNA